The following are encoded in a window of Fibrobacter sp. UWEL genomic DNA:
- a CDS encoding glycoside hydrolase N-terminal domain-containing protein, whose protein sequence is MILRDMMFGLGMSFATLSVPAFVAPAMAAPETSHVLWYNSDAGTTFTDALPIGNGYMGGMIYGGASKDVIGLNEGTVWNSGPGSNNKSGSAAKLAQIRNALFSGDYKTAEDMTGSFATYDVAAFQPVGDLVINTGHTASDYRRELDLETATAKTTYTAGGVKYTREYFANYPDNVMVIRLTASENGKVNFSAGLTSPHTNKSVTNSGSNTLVMNGQVNSIKFQTRFVVQADGGTVKAGNGTVDVSGANSATIILNIGTNFNSFDNVSGDPAARAEAAIAAASKKTYEQLKEAHLKDYQELYNRVRLNLGTAASNAGDITTSRVKAFNTTDDPSFVELYYQFGRYLMISCSRKGGQPANLQGIWNKDTSPMWGSKYTTNINLEMNYWMVESANLQECGVPLFDKIKALVSQGSKSAKEIWGTDRGWVVHHNTDLWNRTGPVDGSWGVWPSGAGWLSTHLWEHYLYTGDKQFLKDAYETMKGAAEFYLTTMVEEPKSGHKYLVTAPSDSPENTHGGYNVCFGPTMDIQIARDAFNNAIEASKILGVDEDLRAEFETAVKRLPPNQIGKYGQLMEWFEDWDDPKSEHRHVSHLYGLFPSAQISVDGTKDEAEAAKTTLTQRGDNATGWSLAWKINLWARLQDGDHAYKLVRNLLTPDRTYNNLFDAHPPFQIDGNFGAVSGINEMFIQSQGGKIRVLPALPSKWSSGSVSGLKARGGLTVDSLAWNNGKLTYLGLSATNKDNLTIEYNGNIASTTTMAGGKYEFDGNLKVTNEPFEAVALPAKIEAEDYVAMDGVVIEPDESGEPNIGWIEDGDWSEYFVKAPKAGHYTLKVRVASGSEEKSTITISNEAGKTLGTITVDPEKTSGWNDWYEEETSIELPAGEQTLRFTYNGEGFLMNVDNFSIESGTDAMPDIAAQRINSLEVARVPMSRASVALMVKAPAGESYTVRLLDVNGRQVAASRGIGSAGANLVEFGATSRLPQGNYIAVVRSGSRQKTLRLSAF, encoded by the coding sequence ATGATTCTGAGAGATATGATGTTTGGATTGGGCATGAGTTTTGCAACTCTGTCCGTTCCTGCATTTGTAGCACCTGCAATGGCTGCTCCCGAAACATCCCACGTTCTGTGGTACAATAGCGATGCTGGCACCACTTTTACGGATGCACTTCCCATCGGTAACGGTTACATGGGTGGCATGATTTATGGCGGTGCCAGTAAGGACGTGATTGGTCTGAACGAAGGTACCGTCTGGAACAGTGGTCCGGGTAGCAACAACAAGAGCGGTTCTGCCGCTAAATTGGCTCAGATTCGTAATGCACTTTTCTCTGGTGACTACAAGACTGCAGAAGATATGACCGGTAGTTTCGCCACCTACGACGTTGCCGCATTCCAGCCCGTAGGTGACCTGGTCATCAATACAGGTCACACTGCTTCTGACTATCGTCGCGAATTGGATCTTGAAACAGCTACTGCAAAGACTACTTATACTGCAGGCGGCGTCAAGTATACCCGCGAATATTTTGCAAACTATCCTGACAATGTGATGGTGATTCGCCTGACTGCAAGCGAAAACGGTAAGGTCAACTTTAGCGCTGGCCTCACTTCTCCTCATACCAACAAGAGCGTGACTAATTCCGGTAGCAACACTCTCGTCATGAATGGTCAGGTGAATTCCATCAAGTTCCAGACTCGTTTTGTGGTGCAGGCTGACGGCGGTACCGTCAAGGCTGGTAATGGAACGGTGGATGTTTCCGGAGCAAATTCCGCAACCATCATCTTGAATATCGGCACCAACTTCAACTCCTTCGATAACGTCTCTGGCGACCCGGCCGCCCGTGCAGAGGCTGCCATCGCGGCTGCCAGCAAGAAGACTTATGAACAGCTGAAGGAAGCCCACCTGAAGGACTATCAGGAACTGTACAATCGTGTGCGCCTGAACCTGGGTACCGCCGCTTCCAACGCTGGCGATATTACCACCAGCCGCGTCAAGGCATTTAACACCACCGACGACCCCTCCTTCGTGGAACTGTACTATCAGTTTGGTCGTTACCTCATGATTTCCTGCTCCCGTAAGGGTGGCCAGCCCGCAAACCTTCAGGGTATCTGGAATAAGGACACTTCTCCTATGTGGGGTTCCAAGTACACCACCAACATCAACCTGGAAATGAACTACTGGATGGTGGAATCTGCCAACCTCCAGGAATGCGGTGTGCCTCTGTTCGACAAGATCAAGGCTCTGGTCTCTCAGGGTTCCAAGAGTGCCAAGGAAATCTGGGGAACGGACCGCGGCTGGGTTGTACATCATAATACTGACTTGTGGAACCGTACGGGACCTGTGGACGGCTCCTGGGGTGTGTGGCCTTCTGGTGCAGGTTGGCTCAGCACTCATCTGTGGGAACATTACCTCTACACCGGTGATAAGCAGTTCCTGAAGGACGCTTACGAAACCATGAAGGGTGCCGCTGAATTCTACCTCACCACTATGGTGGAAGAACCGAAGAGTGGCCACAAGTATTTGGTGACCGCTCCCAGCGATTCTCCGGAAAATACCCACGGCGGCTACAACGTCTGCTTTGGCCCCACCATGGATATCCAGATTGCCCGCGATGCTTTCAACAACGCTATCGAAGCCTCCAAGATTCTAGGCGTTGATGAAGACCTGCGTGCAGAATTCGAAACTGCTGTCAAGCGCTTGCCGCCCAATCAGATTGGTAAGTATGGCCAGCTTATGGAATGGTTCGAAGACTGGGACGATCCCAAGAGCGAACACCGCCACGTTTCTCACCTTTACGGCCTTTTCCCCAGTGCCCAGATTTCTGTAGACGGCACCAAGGACGAAGCTGAAGCAGCAAAGACTACCTTGACCCAGCGTGGCGACAATGCTACCGGCTGGTCTCTGGCCTGGAAGATCAACCTGTGGGCTCGTCTTCAGGATGGCGATCACGCTTACAAGCTGGTGCGCAACCTCCTTACTCCGGACCGTACCTACAACAACCTCTTCGACGCCCATCCGCCTTTCCAGATTGACGGTAACTTTGGCGCAGTCTCTGGCATTAACGAAATGTTCATCCAGAGCCAGGGCGGAAAGATCCGCGTGCTTCCTGCGCTTCCCTCCAAGTGGTCTAGCGGTAGCGTTTCTGGCTTGAAGGCTCGCGGCGGCTTGACTGTGGATTCCCTGGCTTGGAACAACGGCAAGCTGACCTATCTGGGCTTGAGTGCCACTAATAAGGATAACCTGACCATTGAATATAACGGCAACATCGCCAGCACCACTACCATGGCGGGCGGCAAGTACGAATTCGATGGCAACCTGAAGGTGACCAACGAACCCTTCGAAGCGGTGGCTTTGCCTGCCAAAATTGAAGCCGAAGATTACGTGGCCATGGATGGCGTGGTCATCGAGCCTGATGAATCTGGTGAGCCTAACATCGGCTGGATTGAAGACGGCGATTGGTCCGAATACTTCGTGAAGGCTCCTAAGGCTGGCCATTACACCCTGAAGGTTCGTGTTGCTTCCGGTTCCGAGGAAAAGAGCACCATTACCATTTCCAACGAAGCGGGGAAGACCTTGGGAACCATTACCGTGGATCCCGAAAAGACCTCCGGATGGAATGACTGGTATGAAGAAGAAACCTCCATCGAACTTCCCGCTGGTGAACAGACCTTGCGCTTTACCTATAACGGTGAAGGCTTCCTCATGAATGTGGATAACTTCAGTATCGAATCTGGTACGGACGCAATGCCTGATATTGCCGCACAGCGCATCAACTCTCTGGAAGTGGCCCGCGTGCCCATGTCCCGAGCAAGCGTTGCCCTGATGGTGAAGGCTCCCGCAGGTGAAAGTTACACCGTGCGTCTGCTGGATGTAAATGGCCGGCAGGTGGCTGCTTCCCGCGGTATCGGTTCCGCAGGCGCAAACCTGGTGGAATTTGGCGCTACTAGCCGACTTCCGCAAGGCAATTACATCGCTGTGGTTCGTAGCGGTTCCCGCCAGAAAACGCTCCGTCTTTCCGCCTTCTAA
- a CDS encoding PHB depolymerase family esterase, protein MKFPHVLGTVSAVAMLSSAAFGWSVSGNVVGTDNKGIADVNINTFNYGGFETTSGADGAFSLSNETDAIGNFGVAASGAVSVQKQGNFLNIANANGKDLKVSLMDALGKVVFQDQISTNIQLDLSKYSQKMMVLRVTSNSRIENYVLSDKGVVMSALMKEGEALPMLQFAKTGYTNKTYQATAEHETGVKVVMEVANVPFNPASSSTIPTPASSSSKKVESSSSAAQVASSSSKVPETVSCVGKTYKSGEHNMSVTVDGKERTFIMRVPAAYKGDKPVPLVVDYHPIGGQSASHMNSSGYKTYSDALGGISLYPQGTTKTMGPGWNVGPCCSYDDDIKFSREMIKKVEELTCIDTKRVYAAGFSMGGGMSNHVACNMSDVFTAVAPAAMDLNTVNSASCAPVRAVPIIMFRGTNDNVCRYQGGDSGFNDGLNFLGAEKNFKFWADKNGCTGSPTTNKDGCQEYSNCKEGSKVVLCTKQGGGHDYGDASIGWPFLYSFEMQ, encoded by the coding sequence ATGAAATTCCCTCATGTTTTGGGAACAGTTAGCGCAGTCGCCATGCTTTCCTCTGCAGCCTTCGGCTGGAGTGTTAGCGGCAACGTCGTAGGTACTGACAACAAGGGCATCGCTGATGTCAATATCAATACCTTCAACTACGGCGGATTCGAAACAACTAGCGGCGCAGACGGCGCATTCAGCCTTTCTAACGAAACCGACGCCATCGGAAACTTCGGTGTCGCAGCTTCCGGCGCAGTTTCTGTCCAGAAGCAAGGTAATTTCCTGAACATTGCCAACGCAAATGGCAAGGATTTGAAGGTTTCCCTGATGGACGCACTTGGCAAGGTCGTTTTCCAGGACCAGATTTCCACTAACATTCAGTTGGATCTCAGCAAGTACTCTCAGAAGATGATGGTTCTCCGCGTGACTTCCAACAGCAGAATTGAAAATTACGTGCTTTCCGACAAGGGCGTGGTCATGAGCGCCCTGATGAAGGAAGGTGAAGCTCTCCCCATGCTGCAGTTTGCTAAGACTGGCTACACCAATAAGACTTACCAGGCAACTGCAGAACACGAAACCGGCGTTAAGGTCGTTATGGAAGTTGCAAATGTCCCGTTCAACCCGGCATCCAGCAGCACTATCCCCACTCCCGCTTCTAGCTCTAGCAAGAAGGTTGAATCTAGCTCCAGCGCAGCACAGGTTGCCTCTAGCTCCAGCAAGGTTCCTGAAACCGTCAGCTGCGTAGGCAAGACTTATAAATCCGGCGAACACAACATGAGCGTGACCGTCGATGGCAAGGAACGCACCTTCATTATGCGCGTCCCCGCAGCATACAAGGGCGACAAGCCGGTTCCTCTGGTTGTGGACTACCACCCCATTGGCGGTCAGTCTGCTAGCCACATGAACTCTTCCGGCTACAAGACCTACTCCGATGCACTGGGCGGCATTTCTCTGTACCCGCAGGGCACCACCAAGACCATGGGCCCGGGCTGGAACGTTGGTCCTTGCTGCTCTTACGATGATGACATCAAGTTCTCTCGTGAAATGATCAAGAAGGTTGAAGAATTGACCTGCATCGACACCAAGCGCGTCTACGCAGCAGGCTTCTCCATGGGCGGCGGCATGAGCAACCACGTTGCATGTAACATGTCTGACGTCTTCACTGCAGTGGCTCCCGCAGCTATGGACTTGAACACCGTGAACAGCGCAAGCTGCGCTCCGGTACGTGCAGTTCCTATCATCATGTTCCGCGGCACCAACGATAACGTTTGCCGTTACCAGGGTGGCGACAGTGGCTTCAACGACGGTCTGAACTTCCTTGGCGCCGAAAAGAACTTCAAGTTCTGGGCAGACAAGAACGGTTGTACCGGTTCTCCCACCACCAACAAGGATGGTTGCCAGGAATACTCCAACTGTAAGGAAGGCTCCAAGGTTGTTCTCTGCACCAAGCAGGGTGGCGGCCATGACTACGGTGACGCTTCTATCGGCTGGCCGTTCCTCTACTCCTTCGAAATGCAGTAA
- a CDS encoding glycoside hydrolase family 2 TIM barrel-domain containing protein produces the protein MKTSSLFLSVAMASAVAAVAQPNNEWNGKPTIFGVNTLTPHVTSMPYSSLEEALKMDRRGSEWYQTLSGTWKFYHVDAPAQRNNDFYADNYDVSKWDEIPVPGNWQIYGYDHPIYSNVIYPWNKNDWISPPEAPTKFNPVGHYRREFTVPEKWDGKRIRLHFEGVESAYYVWVNGKYVGYSENSFTDHEFDITDKLRSGKNNISVQVFRWCDGSWMEDQDFIRLAGIHRDVYIYATPKTHIQDFQVNASLASNYSDGTLDASVWVKNTSSSASGSYTLEMGVYDASGAAVSTDKSTVSVAAGKEEKISFSKTIASVKKWGSETPNLYTFVLTLKDAAGKTIQVESNRIGFRKVELKKDGNGITRFYVNNSPVILRGVDRHEIDPDYGHTMSYELMEKDVFLMKQFNINALRMSHYPNDPRMYDLCDKYGIYVIDETNLETHGANDKVPKSDDNWRSASVERISSMIQRDKNHPSVIIWSLGNEAGWGNVFGTMQEYAHQADKTRPVHYEGDNDHADVNSCMYCSDWTAATYNNNNKPWMLCEYEHAMGNSVGELKEYVKAFYDNPRVFGGFIWDFIDQGLRRNGTKYFNFGGLWGDEPNDDNFCANGLVLPDRELQPEMWEVKHQYRNIVVHEKSMEKGLVEIENRFDFLNLKDYVNAVWTLKEDGKAIATGKLAGTDLDIAPLAKKEVTIGFKKPELKAGSEYMLDIDFQLKNKEDWGDAGFSIAHEQFAVKLGQGNIPAVDFSSLPKQKVSEGNGSMTVEGDDFIVSINMENATIENYKLNGLQLIQQGGVPNFWRAPTDNDKGYNMEKVSGVWRKAGSGRKVNSSKVTKVSDNETRVDFTLGISAGYSTMTLSYTIYGSGDILVDYTLSPDAAQPDIPNVGTLFTIPGGFEKVQWYGRGPAENYVGRREGSYAGIYSANVDDFFVPYMEVGETGQRSDARWMMLTNAQGKGLMVVGSPLMEFNTLRYTPEQLTDVKLPWDLKRDKEITLRVDLQQMGLGGTNSWGAKPLSTYMLGAKNTYKHKFRITPVRGLMEDPTVLANIGFPNLETSLVDAKYPAIEYGEVKQEAFAENTFPGEIQMENYDKGGEGLSFHDADMENEGGVYRPDDGVDIVCLGGTDGKDCKGYALGYTQPGEWLEFTVDVKEAGDYLFRANVASGLEGSGFKLYMDGKAVTDTILVPKGEDWDTYGTIDGKIGSVTAGKHVLKVEITGAYANIDWIRFGTNEEALPVVNSVELNVAEEQDFYVYSAKGRMLTKVNAVDMNQVRDQLQARGMQPGVYIIRSANGGSRQIMKLTR, from the coding sequence ATGAAAACTAGTAGTTTGTTTTTGAGTGTTGCAATGGCTTCTGCTGTTGCTGCTGTGGCTCAGCCTAATAACGAATGGAATGGCAAGCCTACGATCTTTGGCGTGAATACGCTTACTCCCCATGTGACTTCCATGCCGTATTCTTCTCTGGAAGAAGCATTGAAGATGGACCGTCGCGGATCTGAATGGTATCAGACTTTGTCTGGCACCTGGAAGTTCTATCATGTAGACGCTCCTGCACAGCGTAACAACGATTTCTATGCGGATAACTATGACGTTTCCAAGTGGGACGAAATTCCGGTTCCTGGTAACTGGCAGATTTATGGTTACGACCATCCCATTTACAGTAATGTGATCTATCCGTGGAATAAGAACGACTGGATTAGCCCTCCGGAAGCTCCCACCAAGTTTAACCCCGTGGGTCATTATCGTCGCGAATTTACCGTTCCCGAAAAGTGGGACGGCAAGCGCATTCGCCTCCATTTCGAAGGTGTTGAATCCGCCTACTACGTATGGGTGAACGGCAAGTACGTTGGCTATAGCGAAAACTCCTTCACCGACCACGAATTTGATATTACCGATAAGCTTCGCAGCGGTAAGAATAACATCTCCGTACAGGTGTTCCGCTGGTGTGATGGCTCCTGGATGGAAGACCAGGACTTTATCCGTCTGGCTGGTATTCATCGTGATGTGTACATCTACGCTACTCCCAAGACTCACATTCAGGACTTCCAGGTAAACGCTTCCTTGGCAAGCAATTATTCTGATGGTACTCTGGATGCTAGCGTCTGGGTGAAGAATACTTCTAGCTCCGCCTCCGGTTCCTACACTCTGGAAATGGGTGTGTATGATGCTTCTGGCGCAGCAGTATCTACCGACAAGTCTACCGTTTCTGTTGCCGCCGGCAAGGAAGAAAAAATCAGCTTTAGCAAGACTATCGCTTCTGTAAAGAAGTGGGGTTCCGAAACTCCTAACCTCTATACTTTCGTCCTGACTTTGAAGGATGCCGCCGGCAAGACCATCCAGGTGGAAAGTAACCGTATCGGTTTCCGTAAGGTTGAACTCAAGAAGGATGGCAACGGCATTACCCGTTTCTACGTGAACAATTCTCCCGTGATCTTGCGCGGTGTGGACCGCCATGAAATTGACCCGGATTATGGCCATACTATGAGTTATGAACTGATGGAAAAGGACGTGTTCCTGATGAAACAGTTCAATATTAACGCTCTCCGTATGTCTCATTATCCCAATGACCCCCGTATGTACGATCTTTGCGACAAGTACGGTATCTACGTCATTGACGAAACCAACCTGGAAACTCATGGCGCAAACGATAAGGTGCCTAAGAGCGACGACAACTGGCGTAGCGCTTCTGTGGAACGTATCAGCTCCATGATTCAGCGCGACAAGAACCATCCTTCTGTGATTATCTGGTCCCTGGGTAACGAAGCTGGCTGGGGCAATGTGTTCGGCACTATGCAGGAATACGCCCATCAGGCTGATAAAACCCGTCCGGTTCATTACGAAGGTGATAACGACCACGCCGACGTGAATAGCTGTATGTATTGCAGCGACTGGACTGCCGCTACTTACAACAACAATAACAAGCCCTGGATGCTCTGCGAATATGAACATGCCATGGGTAACTCTGTGGGTGAATTGAAGGAATACGTAAAGGCTTTCTATGATAATCCCCGCGTGTTTGGCGGCTTCATTTGGGACTTTATCGACCAGGGTCTCCGTCGCAACGGCACCAAGTACTTTAATTTTGGCGGTCTCTGGGGCGATGAACCTAACGATGACAACTTCTGCGCCAACGGCTTGGTCCTTCCGGATCGCGAATTGCAGCCTGAAATGTGGGAAGTGAAGCATCAGTATCGTAACATTGTTGTTCACGAAAAGTCCATGGAAAAGGGTCTGGTGGAAATTGAAAACCGCTTTGACTTCCTGAACCTGAAGGATTATGTGAATGCTGTTTGGACCTTGAAGGAAGACGGTAAGGCTATTGCTACCGGCAAGCTGGCTGGCACTGACCTGGATATTGCTCCCTTGGCAAAGAAGGAAGTGACCATCGGATTCAAGAAGCCGGAACTGAAGGCTGGTTCTGAATATATGCTGGATATTGATTTCCAGCTGAAGAATAAGGAAGATTGGGGTGACGCTGGCTTTAGCATTGCTCATGAACAGTTTGCCGTCAAGCTTGGTCAGGGTAACATCCCGGCTGTAGACTTCTCCAGCCTTCCCAAGCAGAAGGTTTCCGAAGGTAATGGCTCCATGACTGTGGAAGGTGACGATTTCATTGTCTCCATCAACATGGAAAACGCAACCATCGAAAATTATAAGTTGAATGGCCTGCAGTTGATCCAGCAGGGTGGCGTACCTAACTTCTGGCGCGCTCCTACGGATAACGACAAGGGCTACAATATGGAAAAGGTCAGCGGCGTATGGCGCAAGGCTGGTAGCGGCCGCAAGGTGAATAGCTCCAAGGTCACTAAGGTCAGCGACAACGAAACCCGCGTAGACTTTACTCTGGGCATTTCCGCCGGCTATTCTACCATGACATTGAGCTACACCATTTACGGTAGCGGCGACATTCTGGTGGATTACACTCTGTCTCCGGATGCCGCTCAGCCGGATATTCCCAACGTAGGTACTCTCTTTACCATTCCGGGTGGCTTTGAAAAGGTCCAGTGGTATGGTCGCGGTCCTGCAGAAAACTACGTTGGCCGTCGTGAAGGTAGCTATGCCGGCATTTACAGCGCTAACGTGGATGACTTCTTCGTCCCCTATATGGAAGTGGGCGAAACCGGTCAGCGTAGCGATGCAAGATGGATGATGCTCACTAACGCACAGGGCAAGGGCCTGATGGTTGTGGGTTCTCCTCTCATGGAATTCAATACCTTGCGCTACACTCCGGAACAGCTCACCGACGTGAAGCTGCCCTGGGATCTGAAGCGTGACAAGGAAATCACCCTCCGTGTGGACCTGCAGCAGATGGGCCTGGGTGGCACCAACAGCTGGGGCGCAAAGCCTCTCAGCACCTACATGCTGGGCGCAAAGAATACCTATAAGCATAAGTTCCGTATTACTCCGGTTCGCGGCCTGATGGAAGATCCTACCGTACTTGCCAACATCGGTTTCCCCAACTTGGAAACTAGCCTGGTGGATGCCAAGTATCCCGCTATTGAATATGGCGAAGTCAAGCAGGAAGCCTTTGCGGAAAATACCTTCCCGGGCGAAATCCAGATGGAAAATTACGACAAGGGCGGTGAAGGCCTGAGCTTCCACGACGCTGATATGGAAAACGAAGGCGGTGTCTATCGTCCGGATGACGGCGTGGATATTGTCTGCCTCGGCGGAACTGATGGAAAGGATTGCAAGGGCTATGCTCTTGGCTATACCCAGCCGGGCGAATGGCTTGAATTTACCGTTGACGTGAAGGAAGCTGGTGATTACCTGTTCCGCGCCAACGTGGCAAGTGGTCTTGAAGGAAGCGGCTTTAAGCTGTACATGGATGGCAAGGCTGTTACCGATACCATTCTCGTCCCCAAGGGCGAAGACTGGGATACCTACGGCACTATCGATGGAAAGATTGGCTCCGTTACTGCAGGCAAGCATGTGCTGAAGGTGGAAATCACCGGCGCCTATGCAAACATCGACTGGATCCGTTTCGGTACCAATGAAGAAGCTCTGCCTGTTGTTAACTCTGTAGAGTTGAATGTTGCCGAAGAACAGGACTTCTATGTATATAGCGCCAAGGGCAGAATGCTCACCAAGGTGAATGCGGTTGACATGAACCAGGTTCGTGACCAGTTGCAGGCTCGCGGCATGCAGCCCGGCGTGTACATTATCCGTAGCGCCAACGGCGGCTCTCGCCAGATTATGAAGCTTACGCGATAA
- a CDS encoding endo-1,4-beta-xylanase, with protein sequence MKKIKKSVAAALALAAACAVPSFAGPGLADGAAKFVGNITQSNTAPGPNDTYTKLWNQATAENGCKWGSIEGSRGNYNWAGCDAAYNWAKNNGGHFKFHALLWGSQYPSWLESLSVDDTKKAVVAWFDAVKKHYPDLEMIDVANEAIRTGNGQYHSNYTKTKLIQALGGDNNDYAFLTTAFKMARERWPKAILIYNDYNTIQWNVDQGIDLINTIRKNGAPIDGYGLQAHDLMSQGGGANGTGGGGACLAYSTFKSTMEKIHSKTNNFPIFISEYDIPTTDDGIQEQCIKEQFTYWFEDPYVAGITFWGYIYGQTWLNCNNTANGCSGLIKNGQDRKAMTWLRNYLASNKGVNTTGLIGGEPVEPEPQTPYGGKVASIPGKIEAENFDVPGVGVNEDGSSNASYSVANGGNGDSNYRDGESPNLYKGGTGVVIGYNNTDNWYEYTVEVAKAGDYTIIASVASQDGGEMSISMDGKSVGSITVPSTGDYKTFQDASTKVTLAAGKHIMRVTVTKEYFDIDYLNIVEGSVEPTPASSASVEPVPASSASVEPTPASSASTTPVAESSSGTDAIGQSLQLEFDTRQDFDIFDMQGQFMGRLSGYSFDEAIFTVQNGSVKFAKGVYYIRNRGTGTMLNFRIVK encoded by the coding sequence ATGAAAAAGATTAAAAAGTCTGTAGCTGCAGCTCTCGCTCTTGCCGCTGCATGCGCAGTACCGTCTTTCGCTGGCCCGGGTCTCGCCGATGGCGCAGCAAAGTTCGTCGGTAACATTACTCAGTCTAATACTGCTCCCGGTCCCAACGACACTTACACCAAGTTGTGGAACCAGGCCACTGCAGAAAACGGCTGTAAGTGGGGCTCCATCGAAGGCAGCCGCGGTAACTATAACTGGGCTGGTTGTGACGCTGCCTATAACTGGGCTAAGAACAATGGTGGCCACTTCAAGTTCCATGCTCTCCTTTGGGGTTCCCAGTATCCCAGCTGGCTCGAAAGCTTGAGTGTTGATGATACTAAGAAAGCTGTTGTAGCATGGTTTGATGCTGTTAAGAAGCATTATCCTGATCTGGAAATGATCGACGTGGCAAACGAAGCTATCCGTACCGGTAACGGCCAGTATCATTCTAACTATACCAAGACCAAGCTTATTCAGGCTTTGGGTGGCGATAATAATGACTACGCCTTCCTTACTACCGCTTTCAAGATGGCCCGTGAACGTTGGCCCAAGGCAATCCTGATTTATAACGACTATAATACCATTCAGTGGAATGTGGATCAGGGTATCGACCTGATCAATACCATCAGAAAGAATGGTGCTCCTATTGATGGTTACGGCCTTCAGGCTCACGACTTGATGAGCCAGGGCGGTGGCGCTAATGGTACTGGTGGCGGTGGTGCTTGCCTTGCTTACAGCACCTTTAAGTCTACCATGGAAAAGATCCATAGCAAGACCAACAATTTCCCGATTTTCATCTCTGAATACGACATTCCCACTACGGATGATGGCATTCAGGAACAGTGCATTAAGGAACAGTTCACCTACTGGTTTGAAGACCCGTATGTAGCCGGCATCACTTTCTGGGGCTATATCTATGGTCAGACCTGGCTCAACTGTAATAACACTGCAAATGGTTGCTCCGGCCTTATCAAGAACGGTCAGGACCGTAAGGCTATGACCTGGCTGAGAAACTATCTCGCATCCAACAAGGGTGTAAACACCACCGGCCTCATTGGTGGCGAACCTGTTGAACCGGAACCGCAGACTCCGTATGGTGGCAAGGTTGCCTCTATTCCGGGTAAGATTGAAGCTGAAAACTTCGACGTTCCGGGCGTAGGCGTTAACGAAGATGGTTCCTCCAATGCTTCTTACAGCGTTGCAAACGGCGGTAACGGCGACTCTAACTACCGCGATGGCGAATCTCCCAACCTCTACAAGGGTGGCACTGGTGTCGTTATTGGTTACAACAATACCGACAACTGGTACGAATACACTGTAGAAGTTGCAAAGGCTGGTGATTACACCATTATCGCTTCTGTAGCATCTCAGGATGGTGGCGAAATGAGCATCTCCATGGACGGCAAGTCTGTTGGTTCCATTACCGTTCCCAGCACCGGTGACTACAAGACTTTCCAGGATGCTTCTACCAAGGTTACCCTGGCTGCAGGTAAGCACATCATGCGTGTTACCGTGACTAAGGAATACTTTGATATCGACTACCTGAACATCGTTGAAGGTTCCGTCGAACCGACCCCGGCATCTTCTGCAAGCGTTGAACCTGTTCCGGCATCTTCTGCAAGTGTTGAACCGACCCCGGCATCCAGCGCTAGCACGACTCCTGTTGCCGAATCCTCTTCTGGCACTGATGCTATCGGTCAGAGCCTCCAGCTGGAATTCGATACCCGTCAGGACTTCGATATCTTCGATATGCAGGGCCAGTTCATGGGTCGCCTCAGCGGCTATAGCTTTGACGAAGCCATCTTCACTGTCCAGAATGGTAGCGTCAAGTTCGCTAAGGGTGTCTACTACATCCGTAACCGCGGCACCGGCACCATGCTGAACTTCCGCATCGTCAAGTAA